In the genome of Hymenobacter cellulosivorans, one region contains:
- a CDS encoding flavin reductase family protein has translation MLSSVPTASFRTIDPAVIKPSELHPFLVGAVAPRPVAFASTISADGSVNLSPYSFFNCFGSNPPILVFSPANRVRDNSQKHTLQNVREVPEVVIHICDYAMVEQMSLASTEYEKGVNEFVKAGFTQVPSQKVKPPRVAEAPAAFECVVEQVIELGQNNGAGNLVVCRVVLAHFREDIVLPSGTGIDPFKLDAIARLGGDWYCRAAGSSLFEVPKPNRNMGIGYDQLPEFLRTSDLLTGNNLGRLGNIEREALPTPEQVAAFRQEPLVAYTLNKYREQPQELKQQLTLLGKQFLEEGKLLEAWKVLLLTE, from the coding sequence ATGCTCTCTTCTGTTCCCACCGCCTCGTTCCGCACCATCGATCCGGCCGTTATCAAGCCCAGTGAGCTGCACCCGTTTCTGGTGGGCGCCGTGGCCCCGCGGCCGGTGGCCTTTGCCAGCACCATCTCGGCCGACGGCAGCGTAAACCTGAGCCCCTACAGCTTCTTCAACTGCTTTGGCTCCAACCCGCCGATTCTGGTGTTTTCGCCCGCCAACCGGGTGCGCGACAATTCCCAGAAGCACACCCTGCAAAACGTGCGCGAGGTGCCCGAAGTCGTCATTCACATCTGCGACTACGCCATGGTCGAGCAGATGTCGTTAGCCAGCACCGAGTATGAGAAGGGCGTTAATGAGTTTGTCAAGGCCGGCTTTACCCAGGTACCGAGCCAGAAAGTGAAGCCGCCGCGCGTAGCCGAGGCCCCGGCCGCCTTTGAGTGCGTGGTCGAGCAGGTTATCGAGCTGGGCCAGAACAACGGGGCCGGCAACCTGGTCGTCTGCCGGGTGGTGCTGGCCCACTTCCGCGAGGACATCGTGCTGCCCTCGGGCACCGGCATCGACCCATTCAAGCTCGACGCCATTGCCCGCCTCGGCGGCGACTGGTACTGCCGGGCCGCGGGCAGCAGTTTGTTTGAAGTGCCCAAGCCCAACCGCAACATGGGCATCGGCTACGACCAGCTCCCCGAGTTCCTGCGCACCTCCGACCTGCTCACCGGCAACAACCTGGGCCGCCTGGGCAACATCGAGCGCGAAGCCTTACCCACGCCCGAGCAGGTAGCCGCCTTCCGGCAGGAGCCGCTGGTAGCCTACACGCTCAACAAGTACCGGGAGCAGCCCCAGGAATTGAAGCAGCAACTGACGCTACTAGGCAAGCAGTTTCTGGAGGAAGGCAAGCTGCTGGAGGCCTGGAAAGTGCTGCTGCTGACCGAATAA
- a CDS encoding SPFH domain-containing protein: protein MFGINHIKFDSMTYAIHYKNGRIAKEGRGLSFYYFGPNSSIVAIPMGSNDLPFIFNETTHDYQTVSIQGQITYKAGNPKQLAEVLDFTVDSRGVYKKNDLEKLHQRIVNEAQTATATFVQSLGLKDAMRAAKAIEVNIVEGLAASRAVGLLGIEVLGVNILAVKATPEMGRALETETREKLQQEADQAVFERRNFAVEQERKIKESELNTEIAVEEKNKQIAEKQIEGEMQRAASNRQLREMQVQADIAVEEQRKFLIEQNAENQRREADTRGYVLETTLRPYKDMDWKLLVALSNNPDPKFNIALAFRELAENAAKIGTLNISPDLLDSLVSDASDQPRPNPQQPQPRR from the coding sequence ATGTTCGGAATAAACCATATCAAGTTCGATTCGATGACCTACGCCATTCACTATAAGAATGGCCGCATTGCGAAGGAGGGACGGGGCTTGTCGTTCTATTATTTCGGGCCCAACAGCTCCATTGTGGCCATTCCCATGGGCAGTAATGACCTGCCCTTCATCTTTAACGAAACCACCCACGACTACCAGACTGTCTCGATTCAGGGCCAGATAACCTACAAGGCCGGCAACCCCAAGCAGCTGGCCGAGGTGCTCGACTTCACCGTGGACAGCCGGGGCGTGTACAAGAAGAACGACCTGGAAAAGCTGCATCAGCGCATCGTGAACGAGGCCCAGACGGCCACGGCCACCTTCGTGCAGAGCCTGGGCCTGAAGGATGCCATGCGGGCGGCTAAGGCTATTGAGGTGAACATTGTGGAGGGGCTGGCTGCCTCCCGGGCCGTGGGGCTGCTGGGCATCGAGGTACTGGGCGTGAATATTCTGGCCGTGAAGGCCACCCCGGAAATGGGCCGGGCCCTGGAAACCGAGACCCGCGAAAAGCTCCAGCAGGAGGCTGATCAGGCCGTGTTTGAGCGCCGCAACTTTGCCGTGGAGCAGGAGCGCAAAATCAAGGAGAGCGAGCTGAACACCGAAATTGCGGTGGAGGAAAAGAACAAGCAGATTGCCGAGAAGCAAATCGAGGGCGAGATGCAGCGGGCCGCCAGCAACCGGCAGCTGCGCGAAATGCAGGTGCAGGCCGATATTGCTGTGGAAGAGCAGCGCAAGTTCCTGATTGAGCAGAACGCCGAAAACCAGCGCCGCGAGGCCGATACCCGCGGCTACGTGCTCGAAACCACCCTGCGGCCCTACAAGGACATGGACTGGAAGCTGCTGGTGGCCCTGAGCAACAACCCCGACCCTAAGTTCAACATTGCCCTGGCTTTCCGGGAGCTGGCCGAAAACGCCGCCAAAATCGGTACCCTCAACATCTCGCCCGACCTGCTCGACTCCCTGGTCAGTGACGCCTCCGACCAGCCCCGGCCCAATCCGCAACAGCCGCAGCCCAGACGATGA
- a CDS encoding sugar kinase translates to MSSGIDYAILVRNKTRLEQLIERFNTQGQARFYIESLGGEFADYEQEHDQFQESFSLVQRRLSSVVKNKVVERAFLPSFLFSSKHLVVVVGQDGLVANTAKYVNGIPIIAVNPDPERYDGVLLPFTPEDFLRAVERVMAGKHKVREAALAEARLNDGQRLLAFNDLFIGAASHVSARYRIGYLDEEESHSSSGVIVSTKSGSTGWLSSIFNMTAGMRRYLDPDEEPVPQPVLAENELMFVVREAFQSKRTQAGITTGILGEYEPLLLESFMPSNGVIFSDGVETDFLQFNAGAIATIGVAPEKARLVVK, encoded by the coding sequence ATGAGCAGCGGCATCGACTACGCCATCCTGGTACGCAACAAAACCCGGCTGGAGCAGCTCATCGAGCGGTTTAATACCCAGGGGCAGGCCCGGTTCTACATCGAAAGCCTGGGTGGGGAATTTGCCGACTACGAGCAGGAGCACGACCAGTTCCAGGAGTCGTTTTCTTTGGTGCAGCGCCGGCTCTCGTCGGTGGTGAAGAACAAGGTGGTGGAGCGCGCCTTTTTGCCGTCTTTCCTGTTTAGTTCCAAGCATTTGGTGGTCGTGGTAGGGCAGGACGGGCTGGTGGCCAACACGGCCAAGTACGTCAACGGCATTCCCATTATTGCCGTCAACCCCGACCCGGAGCGCTACGACGGGGTGCTGCTGCCCTTCACGCCCGAGGATTTTCTGCGGGCCGTGGAGCGCGTGATGGCGGGGAAGCACAAGGTGCGGGAAGCCGCCCTGGCCGAGGCCCGCCTCAACGACGGCCAGCGCCTGCTGGCCTTCAACGACCTCTTTATCGGGGCCGCCTCCCACGTGTCGGCCCGCTACCGCATCGGCTACCTGGACGAGGAGGAAAGCCACTCTTCCTCGGGCGTTATCGTCTCGACCAAGTCGGGCTCCACGGGTTGGCTGAGCTCCATTTTCAACATGACGGCCGGCATGCGGCGGTACCTCGACCCGGATGAGGAGCCAGTGCCCCAGCCGGTATTAGCCGAAAATGAGCTGATGTTCGTGGTGCGGGAGGCCTTCCAGAGCAAGCGTACCCAGGCCGGTATCACAACCGGGATTCTGGGCGAATACGAGCCGCTGCTGCTTGAGTCCTTTATGCCCAGCAACGGGGTCATCTTCTCCGACGGGGTAGAAACCGACTTTCTGCAGTTCAACGCCGGCGCTATTGCCACCATCGGCGTGGCCCCGGAAAAGGCCCGGCTGGTGGTGAAGTAA
- a CDS encoding M28 family peptidase, translated as MVPLKRSLPALLPLLWSAFYSTARPVAPADTVRLRQHLLALTSTPEPRNYQHLASLNQAAGYIQQQWQLAGARLSEQPYVVQGNTYRNLIGSFGPETGPRLIIGAHYDVCGEQPGADDNGTGVAALLELARLLGQQPSLPYRVELVAYTLEEPPFFRTKHMGSYVHAKFLHDAGVKVKGMVALEMLGYYDERKHTQDYPFGPLKLVYGSRGNYVTVAQKFGNGRFGRQFARRYKAQAAVPVKRFKAPAWLPGIDFSDHLNYWQFDYPAVLLTDTAFYRNKHYHEPTDTLNRLDMRRLGLSVEALLAVVLGL; from the coding sequence ATGGTGCCTCTGAAACGCTCTTTACCCGCGCTGCTGCCGCTGCTCTGGTCGGCCTTCTATAGTACGGCCCGCCCCGTCGCGCCGGCCGATACGGTGCGTTTGCGCCAGCACCTGCTGGCCCTGACCAGCACGCCGGAGCCCCGCAACTACCAGCACCTGGCCAGCCTCAACCAAGCTGCAGGGTATATTCAACAACAGTGGCAACTGGCCGGGGCCCGCCTCAGTGAGCAGCCCTACGTGGTGCAGGGCAATACCTACCGCAACCTGATTGGCTCCTTCGGCCCGGAAACCGGCCCCCGCCTGATTATCGGGGCCCACTACGACGTGTGCGGGGAGCAGCCCGGGGCCGACGACAACGGTACCGGCGTAGCGGCCCTGCTAGAGCTGGCCCGCCTGCTGGGCCAGCAGCCCAGCTTGCCCTACCGCGTAGAGCTGGTGGCCTACACGCTGGAAGAGCCGCCCTTTTTTCGGACTAAACACATGGGCAGCTACGTGCACGCCAAGTTTCTGCACGATGCCGGGGTAAAAGTCAAAGGCATGGTGGCCCTGGAAATGCTGGGCTACTACGACGAGCGGAAACATACCCAGGATTACCCCTTCGGGCCGCTCAAATTGGTGTATGGCAGCCGGGGCAACTACGTGACGGTGGCCCAGAAATTCGGCAACGGGCGTTTCGGTCGGCAGTTTGCCCGCCGCTACAAAGCCCAGGCAGCCGTGCCCGTGAAGCGCTTCAAGGCCCCGGCCTGGCTGCCTGGCATCGACTTCTCGGACCACCTCAACTACTGGCAGTTCGACTACCCGGCCGTGCTGCTCACCGATACCGCCTTTTACCGCAACAAGCACTACCACGAACCCACCGACACCCTCAACCGGCTCGATATGCGCCGCCTGGGTTTGAGCGTGGAAGCCCTGCTGGCGGTGGTGTTGGGGCTGTAG
- a CDS encoding IS1/IS1595 family N-terminal zinc-binding domain-containing protein, which produces MNQPVCPKCQHKDATKSGIIAGRQRYRCKNCGYHFTVAKIGREVNTYYVVKALQLYLEGVSYREIERLLGVSHVSVMNWVKKYAVQAPRQTETRPSSQVLTLPELQAYFQQPENLVGGGTVVTEAGDKFLLMRWEGPAGKKS; this is translated from the coding sequence ATGAACCAGCCCGTCTGCCCCAAGTGCCAACACAAGGACGCCACCAAGAGCGGCATCATCGCGGGGCGGCAGCGCTACCGCTGCAAGAACTGCGGCTACCACTTCACGGTGGCCAAGATAGGCAGGGAAGTCAATACCTACTATGTGGTCAAGGCCCTGCAGCTCTACCTGGAGGGCGTGAGCTACCGGGAGATTGAGCGGCTGCTGGGCGTGAGCCACGTGAGCGTGATGAACTGGGTGAAAAAGTACGCTGTGCAGGCCCCGCGCCAAACCGAGACCCGGCCCTCGTCCCAGGTGCTGACGCTACCCGAGCTGCAAGCGTATTTTCAGCAGCCCGAGAACCTCGTGGGCGGGGGTACGGTCGTGACTGAAGCCGGCGACAAGTTCTTGCTGATGCGCTGGGAAGGGCCCGCCGGGAAAAAAAGCTAG
- a CDS encoding MFS transporter, producing the protein MELGLDTPSPNLNAAAPADAPVAHDNNAVETGKIWQVITASSVGTVIEWYDFYIFGSLAAIIGPVLFGSQGKPEETLLGMLAVFGAGFVVRPFGALFFGRVGDMIGRKYTFLLTLLIMGGSTVITGLIPSYDKIGLAAPLIVLVLRLLQGLALGGEYGGAATYVAEHAPDKRRGYFTSFIQITATGGLILSILVIVLTRKLTGEAAFKDWGWRVPFLLSSLLVVASYYIRLKLHESPLFAKAKAEGKTSTNPLRDSFVNPVNRRLVLVALFGVTMGQGVIFYTSQFQAYSFMQNTLKMDLVDASIVLVTAMLLATPLFVYFGSLSDRIGRKRIIMTGMLCGALFTVPLFHGIQAFAGPLTEVTPATVDAAGKAVPAVLKALTPNLPALIALTFCLVLFVTMVYGPIAAYLVELFPTKVRYTSLSLPYHIGNGVFGGFVPLVATWISVWAATQPAGTFWKDHSSLSGLLYPVLIALICFVVGMKYMKDVRNVRIMD; encoded by the coding sequence ATGGAACTCGGCCTCGATACGCCCAGCCCTAACCTCAATGCCGCCGCCCCCGCCGACGCGCCGGTGGCCCACGACAACAACGCCGTTGAAACCGGCAAAATCTGGCAGGTGATTACCGCCTCCTCGGTGGGCACCGTCATCGAGTGGTACGACTTCTACATCTTCGGCTCGTTGGCGGCCATTATCGGGCCGGTACTGTTTGGCTCCCAGGGCAAGCCCGAGGAAACCCTGCTGGGCATGCTGGCCGTGTTCGGGGCCGGCTTCGTGGTGCGGCCGTTTGGGGCCTTGTTCTTCGGCCGAGTCGGCGACATGATCGGGCGCAAGTATACCTTCCTGCTCACCCTGCTCATCATGGGCGGCTCCACGGTCATCACGGGCCTGATTCCGAGTTACGACAAAATCGGGTTGGCCGCTCCCCTGATCGTGCTGGTGTTGCGCCTGTTGCAGGGCCTGGCCCTGGGCGGGGAGTACGGCGGGGCCGCTACCTACGTGGCCGAGCATGCCCCCGACAAGCGCCGGGGCTACTTCACCAGCTTTATCCAGATTACGGCCACCGGCGGGCTGATTTTGAGCATTCTAGTTATCGTCCTTACCCGCAAGCTCACCGGCGAGGCAGCCTTCAAGGACTGGGGCTGGCGGGTGCCGTTCCTGCTTTCCTCGCTGCTGGTGGTGGCCTCGTACTACATTCGGCTCAAGCTGCACGAGTCGCCGCTGTTTGCCAAAGCCAAGGCCGAGGGCAAGACCAGTACCAACCCTCTGCGCGACTCGTTCGTGAATCCGGTGAACCGCCGCTTGGTGCTCGTAGCGTTGTTTGGCGTCACGATGGGGCAGGGCGTGATTTTCTACACCAGCCAGTTTCAGGCCTACTCCTTTATGCAGAACACCCTGAAAATGGACCTCGTCGACGCCAGCATTGTGCTCGTCACGGCCATGCTGCTGGCTACCCCGCTGTTCGTGTACTTTGGCAGTCTCTCGGACCGTATCGGGCGTAAGCGCATCATCATGACCGGCATGCTCTGCGGGGCCTTGTTCACGGTACCGCTCTTTCACGGCATCCAAGCCTTTGCTGGTCCGCTCACGGAAGTAACGCCGGCCACCGTGGATGCCGCCGGTAAGGCCGTGCCCGCCGTGCTGAAGGCCCTGACCCCGAACCTGCCGGCCCTTATTGCCCTCACCTTCTGCCTGGTCTTGTTCGTGACGATGGTCTACGGGCCCATTGCGGCCTACCTCGTGGAGCTGTTTCCGACCAAAGTGCGCTACACCTCACTCTCGTTGCCCTACCACATCGGCAACGGGGTGTTTGGGGGCTTCGTGCCGCTGGTAGCTACCTGGATTTCGGTGTGGGCCGCCACCCAGCCGGCGGGCACGTTCTGGAAAGACCACAGCAGCCTCTCGGGCCTGCTCTATCCGGTCCTCATTGCCCTGATTTGCTTCGTGGTGGGCATGAAGTACATGAAAGACGTGCGCAACGTGCGGATTATGGATTAG
- a CDS encoding helix-turn-helix domain-containing protein yields the protein MHKLSYEIQPPAATLAPIVESFWRLQTGAVVDKPVLLLPDGRLDVLFSYSRTEPLHVMLMGLGTEAEQVTLAAETVMCAVSLRLPAAEYLLGTRVADILNSARPLPSDFWGITAADLTDFRQFYAKLNATLPTLLSPATDLRKLRLFEQIYATDGASPVHQLAAEAGWSSRQMNRYFQEYFGLSLKSYCAILRFRASFPQLKAGRLFPEQDFTDQAHFIREVRKFAGVRPKDLARNADDRFIQFSAWPQE from the coding sequence ATGCATAAGCTGAGTTACGAAATACAGCCGCCGGCCGCAACGCTAGCACCCATCGTGGAAAGCTTCTGGCGGCTGCAAACCGGCGCCGTAGTCGATAAGCCGGTACTGCTCTTGCCCGATGGCCGCCTCGACGTGCTCTTTTCGTATTCCCGCACCGAGCCCCTGCACGTAATGCTTATGGGACTGGGCACCGAGGCCGAGCAAGTCACGCTGGCCGCCGAAACGGTGATGTGCGCCGTGAGTCTGCGGCTGCCGGCGGCCGAATACCTGCTTGGCACCCGCGTGGCCGATATCCTGAACAGTGCCCGGCCGCTGCCCTCCGATTTCTGGGGTATCACGGCGGCAGACCTGACCGACTTCCGGCAGTTTTACGCCAAACTCAACGCCACCCTGCCCACGCTGCTCAGCCCGGCCACGGACCTGCGGAAGCTGCGGCTGTTTGAGCAGATTTATGCTACCGATGGGGCTTCGCCGGTGCACCAGCTGGCGGCCGAGGCGGGTTGGAGCAGCCGGCAGATGAACCGCTACTTCCAGGAGTATTTTGGGTTGTCGCTGAAGTCCTACTGCGCCATTCTGCGGTTTCGGGCCTCGTTTCCGCAGCTCAAAGCGGGGCGGCTGTTTCCGGAGCAGGACTTCACCGATCAGGCGCATTTTATCCGGGAAGTGCGCAAGTTTGCCGGCGTCCGGCCCAAGGATCTGGCCCGCAACGCCGACGACCGATTTATACAATTTTCCGCTTGGCCCCAGGAATAG
- a CDS encoding FAD-dependent oxidoreductase: protein MLLTGKKTAIIGAGPGGLTLARLLQQHGADVTIFERDADRHARQQGATLDLHDESGLRALRAAGLLDAFRAHYRPGADKLRLTDAQATIHFDQHQQTSTPADFGHEHFRPEIDRGPLRDLLIDSLRPGTIVWNCQLLGLKPAADGWQLQFRDGPAVYADLVVGADGANSKVRAQVTPLPPFFTGFTIVEGNVYDAARQAPALWELVRGGKVFALEGEQSIILSAKGDGSLAFYTCQPSTENWVQTSGIDFHDSAQVAAWFARDFAAWSPVWRELFAAAYFVPRPQYCMPLDQYWEAQPTITLLGDAAHLMPPYAGEGVNMAMLDALELSECLTKTGFSSAREAISHYEMTMRARAAEAADMSIVSMERLHSAGGLAWMRELVSSPVG, encoded by the coding sequence ATGCTCCTTACTGGTAAGAAAACCGCCATTATCGGCGCCGGCCCCGGTGGCCTGACCCTGGCCCGCCTGCTTCAGCAACACGGCGCCGACGTAACCATCTTTGAGCGCGACGCCGACCGCCACGCCCGCCAGCAGGGTGCCACGCTGGATTTGCACGACGAATCCGGCCTGCGGGCCCTGCGCGCGGCGGGCCTGCTCGACGCCTTCCGGGCCCACTACCGCCCCGGCGCCGACAAGCTCCGCCTCACCGACGCCCAGGCCACTATTCACTTCGACCAGCACCAGCAAACCAGCACCCCAGCTGACTTCGGGCACGAGCATTTTCGGCCCGAAATTGACCGGGGGCCGCTACGCGACTTGCTCATCGACTCGCTGCGGCCCGGCACCATCGTCTGGAACTGCCAGCTGCTGGGCCTGAAGCCCGCGGCCGACGGCTGGCAGCTGCAGTTCCGGGACGGACCCGCGGTGTACGCCGACCTGGTCGTGGGGGCTGATGGGGCCAACTCCAAGGTGCGGGCCCAAGTGACGCCGCTGCCGCCCTTTTTCACGGGCTTTACCATCGTGGAGGGCAACGTGTACGACGCGGCCCGGCAGGCCCCGGCCCTGTGGGAGCTGGTGCGGGGCGGGAAAGTGTTTGCCCTGGAGGGAGAGCAGTCCATCATCCTCAGCGCCAAGGGCGACGGTAGCCTGGCCTTCTACACCTGCCAGCCCAGCACCGAAAACTGGGTGCAGACCAGCGGCATCGACTTCCACGACTCGGCCCAGGTTGCGGCCTGGTTTGCTCGGGATTTTGCTGCCTGGAGCCCCGTGTGGCGGGAGCTGTTTGCGGCGGCCTACTTTGTGCCCCGGCCCCAGTATTGCATGCCCCTCGACCAGTACTGGGAAGCCCAGCCTACTATTACCCTGCTCGGCGACGCGGCCCACCTCATGCCGCCCTACGCCGGCGAAGGCGTGAACATGGCCATGCTCGACGCGCTGGAGCTGAGCGAGTGCCTGACCAAAACGGGCTTTAGCAGTGCCCGCGAGGCCATCAGCCACTACGAAATGACCATGCGCGCCCGCGCTGCCGAAGCCGCCGATATGTCCATCGTGTCGATGGAACGGCTGCACTCGGCCGGTGGCTTGGCCTGGATGCGCGAATTGGTCAGCAGCCCCGTAGGCTGA
- the acs gene encoding acetate--CoA ligase, translated as MPLEHSRIRTFEDYQDAYRRSVETPEQFWADVAEPFTWRRKWTSVLKADMVDGHNEWYGGAKLNITENCLDRHLATRGNKLALIWEPNDPKTRQIRYTYRELHQQVCQFANVLLNNGVEKGDRVCLYMPMIPQLAIAVLACARIGAVHSVIFAGFSSTAIADRVNDAQASVVLTSDGLNRGPKQIPVKRVVDEALESCPSVRRVIVVEHLGWPVHMQEGRDVWYHEEAQEAAKTCPAEEIDAEDMLFILYTSGSTGKPKGVVHTTAGYMVWADYTFRNVFQVEENDIYWCTADIGWVTGHSYLLYGPLLNGATTLMFEGVPTYPDAGRFWEVIDKHGVTVFYTAPTAIRSLMATPLDNVLSYSLDSLRILGSVGEPINEEAWHWYHTHVGKERCPVIDTWWQTETGGIMISALAGVSPTKPAHAGQPLPGVQPVLLNQEGQELEGNDQEGYLAIKRPWPGIIRTTYGDHERAKQTYFGPYPGYYFTGDGARRDENGLYRIIGRVDDVINVSGHRFGTAEIENAINENDNVVESAVVGYPHDVKGQGIYAFVICRDGACANDADKPRVEASIIETVVAQIGKIAKPDKIQMVSGLPKTRSGKIMRRILRKVAEGETSNIGDVTTLLDPAVVEEIINGRK; from the coding sequence ATGCCCCTCGAACACTCCCGCATCCGCACTTTCGAAGACTACCAGGATGCCTACCGTCGCAGCGTTGAAACCCCCGAGCAGTTCTGGGCCGACGTGGCCGAGCCCTTTACCTGGCGCCGCAAGTGGACCTCGGTCCTCAAAGCCGATATGGTCGACGGCCACAATGAATGGTACGGCGGCGCCAAGCTCAACATCACCGAAAACTGCCTGGACCGCCACTTAGCCACCCGCGGCAACAAGCTGGCCCTGATCTGGGAGCCCAACGACCCCAAGACCCGGCAGATTCGCTACACCTACCGGGAGCTGCACCAGCAGGTGTGCCAGTTTGCCAACGTGCTGCTCAACAACGGCGTGGAAAAAGGCGACCGGGTGTGCCTCTACATGCCCATGATTCCGCAGTTGGCCATTGCCGTGCTGGCCTGCGCCCGGATTGGGGCCGTGCACTCGGTCATCTTCGCCGGCTTCAGCAGCACCGCCATTGCCGACCGGGTCAACGACGCCCAGGCCTCGGTGGTGCTGACTTCCGACGGCCTGAACCGCGGCCCCAAGCAGATTCCGGTGAAGCGCGTCGTGGATGAGGCCCTGGAAAGCTGCCCTTCGGTGCGCCGCGTCATTGTAGTGGAGCACCTGGGCTGGCCCGTGCACATGCAGGAAGGCCGCGACGTGTGGTACCACGAAGAAGCCCAGGAAGCAGCCAAAACCTGCCCGGCCGAGGAAATAGACGCCGAGGATATGCTCTTCATCCTCTATACCTCGGGCAGCACCGGCAAGCCCAAGGGCGTGGTGCACACCACGGCCGGCTACATGGTCTGGGCCGACTACACCTTCCGCAACGTGTTCCAGGTCGAGGAAAACGACATCTATTGGTGCACCGCCGACATTGGCTGGGTCACGGGTCACTCGTATCTGCTCTACGGCCCCCTGCTCAACGGGGCTACCACGCTCATGTTCGAAGGCGTGCCGACCTACCCCGATGCCGGCCGCTTCTGGGAGGTGATTGACAAGCACGGCGTTACGGTATTTTACACCGCGCCCACGGCCATTCGCAGTCTAATGGCCACGCCCCTCGACAACGTGCTCAGCTACTCGCTCGACTCGCTGCGCATTCTGGGCTCGGTGGGAGAGCCGATAAATGAGGAAGCCTGGCACTGGTACCACACCCACGTGGGCAAGGAGCGCTGCCCGGTCATTGATACCTGGTGGCAAACAGAAACCGGCGGCATCATGATTTCAGCCCTGGCCGGGGTGTCGCCTACCAAGCCGGCCCACGCGGGCCAGCCCCTGCCGGGCGTGCAGCCGGTGCTGCTGAATCAGGAAGGCCAGGAGCTGGAAGGCAACGACCAGGAAGGCTACCTGGCCATCAAGCGGCCCTGGCCGGGCATCATCCGTACCACCTACGGCGACCATGAGCGGGCCAAGCAAACCTACTTCGGGCCGTATCCGGGCTACTATTTCACCGGCGACGGAGCCCGGCGCGACGAAAACGGCCTCTACCGCATCATCGGCCGCGTGGACGACGTCATCAACGTGAGTGGGCACCGCTTCGGCACGGCCGAAATCGAAAATGCCATCAACGAAAACGACAACGTAGTAGAAAGCGCCGTAGTCGGCTACCCCCATGACGTGAAGGGCCAGGGCATCTACGCCTTTGTCATCTGCCGCGACGGAGCCTGTGCCAATGATGCCGACAAGCCCCGGGTGGAAGCCAGCATCATTGAGACCGTGGTGGCCCAGATCGGCAAGATTGCCAAGCCCGACAAGATTCAGATGGTATCAGGCCTGCCCAAAACCCGCTCGGGCAAGATCATGCGCCGCATCCTGCGCAAAGTGGCCGAGGGCGAAACCAGCAACATCGGCGACGTGACGACCCTGCTCGACCCGGCCGTAGTGGAGGAAATTATCAACGGCCGCAAGTAA
- the cobC gene encoding alpha-ribazole phosphatase family protein, with protein sequence MDIYLIRHTSVETAPGICYGQTDVGLSPRYEHEKARLCRVLAAGLGAGMVRAYASPLSRCRRLAEDVVEGPICLDERLKEYHFGRWEMQAWAELPSHELEPWKADFVTQRAPEGETFTEVQQRAVAFLTDVLTQPAEPDADVLVFAHAALIRTLLCHCLGLPLANAFRLNIDYGSVTKIRYQSGQFLLDYVNR encoded by the coding sequence ATGGATATCTACCTGATTCGACATACGAGCGTGGAAACGGCGCCGGGCATCTGCTACGGGCAGACCGACGTGGGCCTTAGCCCGCGCTACGAGCACGAAAAAGCGCGGCTGTGTCGGGTGCTGGCCGCTGGGCTGGGCGCGGGAATGGTGCGGGCCTACGCCAGCCCACTGTCGCGCTGCCGCCGGCTGGCTGAAGATGTGGTGGAAGGTCCTATCTGCCTGGATGAGCGCCTGAAGGAATACCACTTCGGCCGCTGGGAAATGCAGGCCTGGGCCGAGCTGCCCAGCCACGAGCTGGAGCCCTGGAAAGCCGATTTCGTGACCCAGCGTGCTCCTGAGGGCGAAACCTTTACCGAGGTGCAGCAGCGGGCCGTAGCCTTCCTCACCGACGTGCTAACGCAACCTGCCGAGCCCGATGCCGACGTGCTGGTTTTTGCCCACGCTGCCCTCATTCGGACCTTGCTCTGTCACTGCCTGGGTCTGCCGCTGGCCAACGCGTTTCGCTTAAATATTGACTACGGCTCCGTAACCAAAATACGTTACCAGAGCGGCCAGTTCCTGCTCGACTACGTGAACCGGTAG